The Mytilus trossulus isolate FHL-02 chromosome 3, PNRI_Mtr1.1.1.hap1, whole genome shotgun sequence genome contains a region encoding:
- the LOC134712691 gene encoding arylacetamide deacetylase-like: protein MERLSTTTQFITIFVEYRKAPEHIFPAAFDDCVKATLYLLQKGENHGVDSKRIGLAGDSAGGNLAMAVSLKIGEQQLKLPPLRFQVLIYPTLQALDLTLSSFEEFDIPARQECTLVTKGLMIFWLNMYAFGHLNYTDSFVNNSHVTSATKKRYRKLVDPKLLPEKYQTVPNDDVESSIPNVQKVEKILLNPYYAPLMMTDRQLKTLPKTLIMTCDLDGLRDEGYILAARMRNIGHDVKHENYKGMDHGFIWFSYYDAFKEGNTNFSSYVKNNM, encoded by the exons atgGAAAGATTGTCAACTACCACTCAGTTTATCACAATATTCGTTGA ATATAGAAAAGCGCCGGAACACATTTTCCCTGCTGCCTTTGACGATTGTGTAAAGGCAACACTTTACTTACTGCAAAAAGGAGAGAACCATGGAGTTGATTCTAAAAGAATTGGTTTAGCAG GCGACAGTGCAGGTGGTAATCTAGCAATGGCTGTCTCGTTGAAGATAGGAGAGCAACAATTAAAGTTACCTCCTTTGCGGTTCCAAGTGCTTATCTACCCAACATTACAAGCTTTAGATTTAACTTTATCGTCATTCGAAGAATTTGATATTCCTGCAAGACAAGAATGTACCCTTGTCACAAAAGGGTTGATGATATTTTGGTTAAATATGTACGCGTTTGGTCATTTAAACTACACCGATTCGTTTGTCAACAATAGCCACGTGACAAGTGCAACAAAGAAAAGGTATAGAAAATTGGTTGATCCGAAACTTCTTccagaaaaatatcaaactgtTCCAAATGATGACGTAGAAAGTTCTATTCCAAATGTGCAAAAAGTTGAGAAAATACTTCTTAATCCATATTATGCGCCTTTAATGATGACAGACAGGCAATTGAAAACCTTACCAAAAACTCTAATCATGACCTGCGATCTTGACGGATTAAGAGATGAGGGCTATATTTTAGCAGCTAGGATGAGAAACATCGGTCATGatgtaaaacatgaaaattataaaGGAATGGATCATGGATTTATCTGGTTTTCATACTATGATGCTTTTAAAGAAGGAAATACTAACTTCTCTTCATATGTCAAGAATAACATGTAA
- the LOC134709796 gene encoding uncharacterized protein LOC134709796: protein MQMECARCQRSGIALKRCTGCYMVSYCSTICQRAGWVEHKLKCNKTNIQTTKSGKKISTEIEPTECFNTSIDGEKIENEGNESLTNPKKQTMKSQTENQKLQSTIKTESKNDQNTCSVCGESTDKKCAKCTKVFYCSKICQKNDWKNHKSICLYREGNSEYRSSFSTGPGFSTFNPFSSFPQQENQSMTAITTEEKFQRAIKLAQTRFPHQKILYLLGEVQTENIFFRPQTHDVLVAFIPRYHHYRQRRCIYIQDKNGEETYVAFYLDYDNPFPFFTWTSIKPGRFITIYNPFIHYFRDGSVGLRIEEPSTISIIDV from the exons ATGCAAATGGAGTGTGCCAGGTGTCAGAGGTCAGGGATAGCTTTAAAACGATGCACTGGGTGTTACATGGTTTCTTATTGTTCAACGATTTGTCAAAGAGCAGGATGGGTTGAACATAAgttaaaatgcaataaaacaaatatacaaacaacCAAGAGCGGAAAGAAAATATCTACAGAAATTGAACCAACTGAATGCTTTAATACATCGATTGATGGCGAAAAGATAGAAAATGAGGGAAATGAATCACTTACAAACCCCAAAAAACAGACTATGAAATCACAAACCGAGAACCAGAAATTGCAGTCAACGATCAAAACTGAAAgtaaaaatgatcaaaatacATGCTCTGTTTGCGGTGAAAGTACCGATAAGAAATGCGCAAAGTGTACAAAGGTGTTTTATTGTTCAAAGATATGTCAGAAAAATGATTGgaaaaatcataaatcaatATGTCTATATCGGGAAGGCAACTCCGAATATCGCTCGTCTTTTAGTACAGGGCCCGGGTTTTCAACATTTAATCCGTTCTCGTCATTTCCACAGCAAGAAAATCAATCCATGACTGCAATTACCACTGAAGAAAAATTCCAGAGAGCTATCAAACTGGCACAAACTCGGTTCCCACACCAAAAGATCTTATATTTGCTAGGAGAAGTTCAAACTGAAAACATATTCTTCCGACCACAAACACATGATGTTCTTGTTGCTTTTATTCCCAGATATCATCATTACAGACAACGACGTTGTATCTATATACAG GACAAAAATGGAGAGGAAACATATGTCGCCTTTTACCTAGACTATGACAATCCATTTCCCTTCTTCACCTGGACCAGTATAAAACCAGGACgttttataacaatttacaaCCCGTTTATACACTACTTTAGGGACGGATCTGTCGGACTCCGAATTGAGGAACCCTCTACGATTTCaatcattgacgtataa
- the LOC134709795 gene encoding uncharacterized protein LOC134709795, whose translation MGRKRNRKQLQWQKPSYNKSPSQDRNNVRNDQQVHLGSKQDYCRRDLYRESICEGKDHNTSVFEKARMKVSAVFPGCNIITCFSDITIEILHLIPHYPHLLPELVLLRTVKDDSVLLGRIQRVSESNKKVYVRDINDKELCLKLLCLSGITRPGRFVALKNPTLTIFQDGEFGFLTNETGSVHYIDVDDDYFINAFIIFICVLIVCFFIF comes from the exons ATGGGTCGAAAGCGAAATCGAAAACAACTTCAATGGCAAAAGCCTTCATACAATAAGTCACCCAGTCAAGACAGAAACAATGTCCGAAATGACCAACAAGTGCATCTAGGGAGCAAACAAGATTACTGCAGACGGGATCTTTACAGGGAAAGTATATGTGAAGGAAAGGATCACAACACAAGTGTGTTTGAAAAGGCAAGAATGAAGGTGTCTGCCGTCTTTCCCGGGTGCAATATCATTACATGCTTCTCTGATATTACAATTGAAATATTGCATTTGATACCACATTATCCACACTTATTACCAGAACTGGTTTTACTGAGAACAGTAAAAGATGATTCGGTATTGCTTGGCCGAATACAAAGGGTTTCTGAATCGAATAAGAAGGTTTATGTTCGG GACATTAACGACAAAGAACTCTGCTTGAAGCTACTCTGTTTGTCTGGAATAACAAGACCGGGACGCTTCGTCGCACTAAAAAACCCTACACTTACAATATTCCAAGATGGCGAGTTTGGATTTCTTACAAATGAAACAGGAAGTGTTCATTATATTGACGTTGATGATGACTACTTCATTaatgcatttataatttttatttgtgttttgattgtttgtttttttattttttga